The DNA region GATAGTCCGTTTGACTTCAATTCATTATATAATCTAACAGCAGTGTCGATCTTTCCAACATCACAATAACCTTTGATCAATGTGTTATATGTAAATATGTTAGGCCTTAGGCCAATACGGTTAACACGATACACCAACTTTACCGCTTCTCCAAGCTTCTTCGTTTGACACAACCCGTTTATCAGAAGGTTGTATGTCATAATACTACATGCTATACCTTTTTCACGCATTTCTTCAAACACATTAAAAGCTTTATCTATGTTCCCATCATTGCAATATTCACCAATCACACAACTGTAAGTATACACATTAGGCACAATTCCACTTTGCTTCATGTTTTCATACATTTGAAATCCTTCCTTTTGAAGGTCTTGTTTGAAAAACCCATTTATTAATACGCTGTAAGTATGCTGATTGGCGACTAAATTTAATCGTTCCATCTTGCAAAACAACTTCTTCGCTAAATGAACATCACCATTCTTGCAACAACCGTCAATTAGTGTAGTGTATATGACAACATTAGGAGACAAACCCGTCTCTTCCATCATAGCAAGAAGCTGAAAACTTTTCATCAGGTCACCGGCTTCGCAACAACCCTTGATCATGATCCCAAAACTGTAAACATCTAGCACAACTTTGTTCTTTAACTCATTGAAAACTAACCATGCTTTGTCAAAACAGTTCGATCTGATAAGCAAGTTCAAAAGATTGTTGAATGTGTTTGATATAGGAGCATGGCCCATGTGAATCATCTGGTGCAAGAAATGGAGGGCTTCATCAGGTGATTGAGAATGAACATAAGCATTAACAATTGATTCATAGAGAAGACGACAGGTTGAACTAGAGGTGAAATGGGTTTGTGTGAGTTGGTTCATAAGTGAAGAAGTAGAGAACATAGACGACGAGATTTGACCTGAAATTATGCGCACAAGTACAGATTGAGCTTGGGTTTGCATGCCAGAGGAGAGGAGATGATTTAAAATGAACGACACGGATTGGGAGGTGTGTTGAAAGCTTTGACATGTTGAGGAAATGAAGAATGAGAATGCTTTTCCTGGAGGAACTTTCACCATCTTCTGAATCAAAACCAGAGCTTCGAGAGAAGGAGTCATATTTCTCTTATCAGTTCAATATCACCTGTGGCATATAAACAAGTGTATGTTGCATTTGGCACGATACATGGTCAAAGAAACCCCAACAGCAGGTTTCAAATGGTAAACCACATCTATAATTCAGTTGAAGGTtattgataaaaaaaattcaCACGGACTAAATACCAACCAAATCAGTTTTCCTTAAAGCAAGTCCCAAATCTCAGTCATCCATTAAACTAGCAATTCATTCTTCGTTTATATCATAGTAATCCACTGGGGGACCATATCCTAACCAGTCCCCTTATTCTGAGCATACAAACTTGTTTCATTTCCTTGAAGTTTGCttgaaaatatttttgtgatATGGGATTCTCTCTATGTCAGCTGTCTTTGGCAGGTACTTTCTTCTAATCTGCACAAAAAGGTTAATATGACGCATTAAGAAAGGTTCCAGAGGAAATAATCAAAGTAATTAACTAGTCATTAATTACAGTTTGTGGCAAACTTGAAACCCACAAAGTACTATAACTATTGATGGAAAATAAAACATGGTCATaagtaaaaagaaaataaagcCATTAATACAGCACAAAGCAAAGGAAATGGCAGTGTTGACTCACTTCAAACACAAAAAGAAGAAATAACAGCAAAATATCGAGTGGCATCTCCTCCAGCTACTTTATTAAGAATCTAAGCAATTTTAAACTACAGAGATAGAACTATATGACTAGTTTGGAAATTCCAAGGACTTCCCTCAAAACAAACAACATATGTAACTGGGAAACAGAGTACCAAGGGTCATGTTCTCTGTTGACTTTTAAATTACAACTTTATTTAATGATGATATTGAAGACATAAAAGGTGCCAACATTGCCAGTGTAGTGAGAAAAATATAGCAGTAATGAATGTCATTATTAATAGGcaaaagaatttttttttttttaaattgaacAAGTCTTCCCTTTTTCATTAAACCCGCAAGAGTCCTCTACTTTACCGTTACACTTCATAAAACCTAACTTCAATAGATGATCCCTAAACAAAAGCAAGCGTTTTCATTTGTTAAAGAAACATTATCATATGATAAAATATCGTTATTCGGTTTAAATATTCTATACTCCAGGATCCCTTCTACTAAAGGATAAACTTCTGCAAATTAAAACTGAGCAGATGTTACCTAAACATCTAAATGAATAATAAACCAATTCTTGAAGCACCTTGACTCAGAGCCGGAGCTTGTTAAGATGAACTTTTACTCAACCAAACAAGAAATAATGCATTCTCAACAAACAATATCTATTTTCAAACATGTTACAAAAACTATAAACGATTTATACTCAAAATCAACATAAGCAAAGTCACTGTGGCATTTCAACAAACACCATGTTTGCAAACTCAAGcctatgataaaaaaaaataatcCTCATCAACAGTATCAAAAGAAACAAGTCAAGAATAGCAATTAATTTGTCATCAACAAAATTTTATCACCATTAAACTTTTACCAGCAAAAAATTAACATCGGTCAAACAGTGAAAAAAAGGAGTTATAACAAGAATGCAGAAATGAATGGGTATGTGAGTTACCTTTTCATTGAGGAAGAGGGAGATAGATATAGAGGAGTTACCTTTTTCCTGCAGATCCTGCATTTCACTCACAAAATTGATCCtctgaattttttatgtttgaaAAATTGTCTTCTTTCTCCTTTTAAAACAATACTTATTTCTCACAAATACATGTCATTCATGTGATTGCGGATAATTGCATTGATTTTCAACTATAGGCAATTCAAATCTATTATATTGTGGTGCCTCCATATTTTAATATACTTATGGTGTGTATTTTGGATTTAATATTCGGACATATTTGTTACTTGTATTTGTTGTGGATAGTATGCATCCAGATTTAAAAATTTGGATTTTGGAGTATTTCACAATTTTTGTCGGGTGTGTGAGTATCGCATAGGATAAAATACCCTAAAAAAATTATATGTTAAATAGTATTAGTGTTTTTGGCCTTCTACAAGGCCCAAGCCAAAAGGTTGAATAGTAAGGTGAAGGTAATAAAACAGGCAAAACATGTAGACTATATTTCCCCTTTGAGTAAGCGATTTCGTGTATGGCAGTTTTACTGATCATCCAGATCAATCTGACGGCTGACCGTGATCCATGTCTCACTCCACGCTTTCTGTTTATAATCGTTTCTACTATATAAGCGGAAAAATGCATCATTCTCGTGTATTTAAATTAATTATCATTCTCACATCACTTTCCATTCTCTCACTGACTTGAGTGTTGAAGTGCTACCTTTGCATGTCAACACGCACTGGAAACTCAAGTCTATCGTATAAGCACTACTTCATCAATCCATCGTACATTTCTGGTTCCTCCGTGGAACAGTTGCGCCTTATGTAGAAATCGAAATCTAATTCCTATGGGTTTTCACGTCCAGATCTCTTGCGATCCAGAAATCCATATCAAATCTCTCAGAGCTTCAGATATTCGTTTCTCAATCTTCACGTTTAAATCTCCTCTGATctaaaaattcatatctcctctTTCAAAGCTTCATATCTCCTCTTCTCGATCTTCCTCCTCGAATTTTGACCTTATTTCCGACTGGTCTTTTTCAAATCATCAACCCTAGTGGCATCTAAAACCACTCGATTCGTCGTCCAACGGCAAACCGCCACTACTATTGTTGAACTTGTCAATGATCCACCTTTTCCCCTCCTTTAAGGATGGTTTATCAaagtttgtttgtttgtttgtgaaATTGAGATAACAAAAATTAAATTGAGCTTTGGTATTAACACTTGAAAAAACTTACTAGGGTTAGATTTCATTGATATATCCTTTTGTATTATCATTGATAAGTAATATGCAATTCTAATCAACTATTAATATTATCACAATCGCTCCTCGTCATAGCTCATGTCTAAGTCAATAACTTGAGATCAATTGTATTACCTAATAGACAATTTCGTAACCTATTAACCAATACGATAGCTTTAAGCTTCGATAGTTCATGCGGATATTAAACCTAAATCTATCTCTTGAATTTAGCATATAGTAGATGAAAAGTTTGGATCTAGTAATGATAAGTACCTTTCAAATATCAAGTCAAACCATAAAAATATATTTTAGGTAGCTACTCTTAAACAAGCATTAAGTATGGAGAATTCATCAATATTAAAGTATAAGAAAAATTACATAGAACACCATGATCAGAATACGCTAAATTAGCTATGCTTACTCATCTAAACTTTACAATTAAGACTTAGAAGAAAGAAGTTGAATGACATCTGTGACGATTTCTCCGACAACGCTTCCTCCTTCAATCTTCCTCTATTTTCCTTTCCTATTTGAGTTTGGTATCAAATGTGCTTCTAGTAGAACAACCAAGAATCCACCACAAGTTTTCTTATAAGGTTCTAATTGGTTCTCGCTAAGTGAGGTTTGTAGTTTGCTTATCGCACCTACTTTATTTTCCCCTTAGTCAAGTAAGCTCATCTGCAAGTTGTCTTTGTCGTCATACTTCACTTAGCATGTCGCCCATTCTCGCTTAGCAAGTAAACATTTCTTTGTCTCTGAAGTATCTTAATCAAGAAGTAATGAACCGCCATAATTCGCTTAGCGATTTCTTGCGAAGGCCAAGACAAAAGGCCTAATAGTAAGGCGAAATCACTATTCCATGTACAAGAGTCCTATTGACCGTCCAGATCCATCTGATGGTTGACCGTGATCCACGCCACTATCCACACTTTATAATGATAATTGTTTCTATTATATAAGAGGAAAAGCGCGTCATTCTTAGATATTCAAATTTATTCTCATTCTCACATCACTTCTCATTCTCTCATTGACTTGTGCCTTGAAGTGTTAACTTTGTAAATTAACTCTCCTTTTCCACCACACCGAAAACTCAAACCCACCGTAACAAGTCCTATTTCATAATCCACTAACAATTAGCAAAAAAAATTCTAATGgtgtaaaaaatatttttccCTTTAGGATTGACAATGGAATAAAGTAAACTTTAGGTGAAAAATTCAACACAGAAACCATCAATTTCATTGAAAAAAGTGTCCTTACATTGATCTAGAATGGAACTGGATTCTCTGAGATTACAATGGAGAGGGAGTAGTTTAAATCTTGACAGAATAATTTTTATTTGGCAATGTTGAACTTTAAAATTCACATAACTCCATTTTACTGTTAAAAGTGAGCTCTTACATGAAGTAAACATAAGGATATGATCCTTATAAAAGTTTCCTGAATAATATATGTCAGCACTTAAAGACTTTTTATTGTGACAAACCAGAAAGGGAAAGTATAcaatatttataataaaaatattagaaaagaaatgaaatattattaattaaaataacattAAAAACCCATTTTACAATTGTCTTTGGAAGACATGAACTTCTTTGAGATCATACCAAACTCTTATCATTGATCTGACACATGTATATAATATTTCACTGTTGtaagaaaaaaattcaaatcGAGTTTGTCTGCGTCTGCAAAT from Lathyrus oleraceus cultivar Zhongwan6 chromosome 1, CAAS_Psat_ZW6_1.0, whole genome shotgun sequence includes:
- the LOC127123711 gene encoding pentatricopeptide repeat-containing protein At4g11690, which gives rise to MTPSLEALVLIQKMVKVPPGKAFSFFISSTCQSFQHTSQSVSFILNHLLSSGMQTQAQSVLVRIISGQISSSMFSTSSLMNQLTQTHFTSSSTCRLLYESIVNAYVHSQSPDEALHFLHQMIHMGHAPISNTFNNLLNLLIRSNCFDKAWLVFNELKNKVVLDVYSFGIMIKGCCEAGDLMKSFQLLAMMEETGLSPNVVIYTTLIDGCCKNGDVHLAKKLFCKMERLNLVANQHTYSVLINGFFKQDLQKEGFQMYENMKQSGIVPNVYTYSCVIGEYCNDGNIDKAFNVFEEMREKGIACSIMTYNLLINGLCQTKKLGEAVKLVYRVNRIGLRPNIFTYNTLIKGYCDVGKIDTAVRLYNELKSNGLSPTVVTYNTLIAGYSKVGNLVGALNVVKEMEERNIPPTKVTYTTLLNGFVRINYMEKAFEIHSLMEKSGLVSDVYTYGVLIHGLCMSGSMKEASKLFKSLDEINLEPSSVIYDIMIHGYCKEGSSYRALRLLKEMIGKGMVPNVASFCSTIGLLCKDEKLKEAEIVLQHMVNLGLKPSTSLYNMVHKNKGDALDVDLESVI